ctattccagattttaggtgcataacagcagaaggccgcctcaccacttcttttaagtttagcttttggaattataaggagacactcatttgaagatctaaggttacgatttggaatataagtgtcaggcattccgatatataagatggagattatttaaggctttataaaccataagcagtattttaaagtcaatcctgaatgacacaggcaaccagtgtagtgacatcaaaactggagaaatgtgttcggattttcttttcctagttaggattctagcagctgcattctgcactcgttgcaaatgatttatgtcttttttgggtagtcctgagaggagtgcgttacagtaatctagtctactgaaaacaaaagcgtgaattaatttctcagcatctttcaatgatataagaggtctaactttgctatgtttcttaagtgaaaaaatgctgtcctagtggtctgatgaatatgcgatttaaaattcagattacagtcaacggttacccctaagttttttacttccgtcttaacttttaatcctaatgcatcaagtttatttctgataacctcattgaatccattattgccaattactaaaatttcagttttctctttatttagtttgagaaaattactattcatccattcagaaataccagtaagacattgtgttagtgaatcgaagagtcggagtcatcaggtgctattgataagtacagctgtgtgtcatcagcatagctgtggtagctcacgttgtaacctgagataatctgacctaacggaagcatgtagattgagaaaagcagcggacccaggatagagccttgtggacaccatatcggatatcatgtgtctttgagattgtgattaccacaactcacaaagaattttctccctgccaggtaggattcaaaccaatttaagacactgccagagaggcccacccattgactaaggcgatttctaagaatattatgatcaatggtgtcaaatgcagcactcagatctaagaggatgagaacagataaatggcctctgtctgcatttacccgcaagtcatttactactttaacaagtgcagtttctgtgctgtgatttgttctgaagcctgactgaaatttatcaagaatagcatgtttattgaggtggtcatttaactgcataatgactgccttctctagaattttacttaagaagggcaggttagagatgggtctaaaattttcaaaggcagaggggtcaagattatttttcttgagcaggggtttaactacagcagtcttaagacagtctggaaagacccccgtatctaatgacgaattaactatgtccagaatattgtcaattagcacgcctgatatttctttgaaaaacttgttggtattgggtcaaggacgcaggtggaggtttcagttgagagattatactatgtaattcaggtaaatctatcctggtgaaagcatttaatttgtttataatggagtaccgggctttggaggttctgcagtgttggggagatatactatgttatctctaatatcattaattttttgattgaaaaatacagcaattttctcacaggtttcactggaagtattctggggcattcctttgtgttacctgggtttaacagacgatcaattgtagaaaataagactctgggattactagcattgttatttataatattagagaaatagcagcctctcaagacggacagtgttattgtattctgttattttaaccttcaatatctcataatggatagttagtttagttttcctccatttacgctcagctctgacatgttcttttaaatcagacactctttgggtcttccatggaataacaatactagaagatttttaactgtcttttcaggtgcaactatgtcaacagcagttcttactttagaattaaagttttccactttactatttacattatcctcgctattatagttggcattataaacggactgattgcttagaatgtttgtaagttttaaagctgctgatgagtcaaagaagcgttttttaacaaaatgcttctcatgagtgttttctatctttatttctatattaaatagtagaaggaaatggtgtgatagaccaatatcaatgacctgctttatatcaactttaagtcctttagtaatcactaagtctaacgtatgacctgctttatgtgtaggctgattaacgagctgtctcaaatcaaaagagtccaggaggttcatgaattcttttacttttggtcacactgattgtcgatatgaaagttaaagtcgccgactattaagagtgtcatagtttgtaattaaaattgacattaagtcagagaattcctcaaggaaagacgcgttatatttaggaggtctatacacggtgtcacgcacgcgcgagtaggaggccatgGACTGATTCGAACGCACCTGGGAATATGTTCGCTGGCAGGGAAtagtggggtactaactttctccctctgctttctcattggaaaaggacctccctccctcatagccgaagttttgaccgcagtgcgcgcacttccgccttcctccgcccatcttgccctgacgtcaccatcccagcctccctcacggtccttcccagcattcctccacttctggctcctcctcaATAAATGAATGATTTCTTTGTTTATAATTTGACTTGAAAGTAAtataatttctgcacaatatacgggCTGGCGGacccaaaactttatgctgtctcctgttgcatattttacaatggataatactagaacgtgagaatctccattattaacaatggcgagatactcaaaggacttaaatttaccaaaactaacatctttacatttaattggcttgagcaaatgtttgccaatccgcctcccttttcccctggcggtctgcacgagtaaaactgtaatccgagaCGAGATTCATTAAAACAGCCGCTCCATTTGAGTTAAgtcatgtttcacttagtgcaataaaatcaatctttctatcactaataagattatagctgcgttttcccaaaatgaccaaagttctgcagcttcaactcaaaaaaatgggattcaacaaaaccCTGACGCAGAAATgactccacagacaaaatatcttggttttgaagtttagttaagttttgaagtaaaacagttcacacaaaaggaaaaataaaataacaaaaaggaaaagttaatgtcaagaaaagttcagttctaagcttaatcttgttacatctcaaatcgttatttcttacttaacatttctgaaccatttcaaaatggtcagaaaactgtatgcttatcccatttctaagcttaaatgggtctttcaagtccctctttactgggacaaACTAAACAATCTGAGCATATTATcacagttatagtaagaaggttctatctcttgttaacttataggggaaaagactataccataagttatgactatgaaaagaatttatattctattcaaattaagcaaacattaatatgagtttaactcaaaactttaactttctaagattggctcttacatttccggcccctaattgactatgcaggagcggagacaattactatactttacttcaatatgagccaattactttatattaactattcttttcaaatcactagcaataacactgcaaacaaacattttaaaaatttcatatttcaaacattggctgtttcttgaagcaggcacagtttattcacgggtctgtccagtgtgctggttttggtctgcacacaaactcttctgactgcacctttggcatctggcattgtcttgatgactcgacccattacccaggaattgcgaggtgtagctttatctacaattagaacaacgtccctggttcaaaatttcttcttggtgtaaGCCTTTTTGAcgttttgaagtattggcaaatactcttctgtccatcttttccaaaacaaatcagccatgtattgaatttgtttccatcGTCTTCtcgggtatggttcattttctgaatcaaGGTCTTcagtaataacaagtgattgggtgtgagtggttccaaatcatttgggtcatctgatgtctttgtaaggggtctgttattgagtattgattctactctacacatcattgtaggaaggttttcatcatcaagtgtttgttggtttagtgttgaatttaaaatctttcttatgcttctgatttgtctttcccacactccaccttggtgagaggctgatggtggattaaaaatccatttgatttgttcttgcatcatagcgtcactgactttttttgtgttccaattttttgatagcttctcgtagctctctttctgctccaacgaaatttgttccattgtctgagcgcatgattttaacttgtcctcttctatccgtgaatcggagtatggcttggatacaagaatcagtgtctaagctatgtgcatTTCTAttgcgcagctctggttgttagacatgtgaagattactccatacctcttgactagacttcttcctcttttgactaggaagggaccaaaataatcaactccaacattagtgaacggtggttggtttgatgctaggcgatcttctggcaaatctgccattttttgctcacctgctcttgcattgtatcttctgcatgttgtgcactttgaaattatttttctgatagctgaatttgcttgaggtatccagtatttctgtcGTAACTGTGCGAGCACATAATTGCGCCCACAATGACCGATTCGTTTacgaatgtgctgcaatatgagagaagcaacatgtgaatgtttgtgtagaattgcaggatgtttagcttcttcggcattgcagctttgcagagtcttcctccaactcttaatattccatcttgtatgatcaagtttatagatttgactgttcttttaacacaagtcttttctttagagcttttaattcttctggaaattcttgctgttgacttagacggataagctctgtttcagctttaactaagtcatctagagaaattggacttggttttaaagtccgtttatactttttcatgtgctttgtgatgagtgattttgttcttttggattacctttagtctgactggcttctagttgaaatgtttttctttcatttcttaaatgtaacagtatgtctttaaacttgagaaaccaagctactgctttcttcaagcgatgccaatctgaaaagtaagtgattagtttgttgatgggttcagTTGTCTCTTCTATTTTTGTCATGTTAACTACACagattttaatttctggatcatcttcaaaaagtgaatcgttcagttgatctgatctttttggccactcacgttctgacttcaataagaaacttggaccatgtgaccatgtggtgctctTTAGAAAGTTTTCGATGCTTAGCCCTCTAGAGCTTGATCAGccggattaaggacagatgtgacatacctccactgtgaaggttgtgaatgatctctgatcacggagattctgttggcaacaaaggtcttgaatcgagtgctttcatttgagatgtattttagcaccgtggtgctgtcagtccaaaatgtagattctcgtaagggcatttgaagctcacctttaagcattttgtccatttttactgCCATGACGGCTGCcgtcagctccattcttggaatcgtgatctgcttcaatggtgcaactcttgacttgcccatcaggaatgaacaatgctttttgccctcttcattggttagcacaaggtaagtgacagtgccatatccatcttcactagcatctgcaaaatggtgcatttgtgctgtctttatggttccaaacccagtaggtttgaagcatctgttcactttatagtctgtaagtaacttcaaatcatccatccattttttccatttctgaatgtgtttgacttctacttcttcatcccacccaaatttctctttacataagtctcttagaataagctttgctggcagtaaggcaggtgctagaaaaccaagtggatcataaactgagctaacaacagagaggataccacgccttgtagcgggcttgttttgcaacttaatctgaaatttgaaactgtcagtttctgtgcaccactggatgcccagggcacgctctgtgggaaggagactgtggctcaaatctaagtccttttgttcatgagctctgtcttcttcaggtatggacaataaaactgctctgttgttactcacccacttagtcaaatggaatccccctttgaggcatagagcttggaggtcctttgccagctttattgcttgttcttctgttgtcactgaccttaaacagtcatccacatagaagttgttgagaacggtgttaacagcttcctcaggaaatgtatctctggcatcttcggctgttctacgcaaagcataagaagcacaactgggtgaagaagtagcaccaaaaagatgtactgtcattttgaattcttctaggtctttacttagattaccttcaggccaccatagaaaacgtaaaagatctgtgtctttgtctggtatcttaacttggtagaacattgacttaatgtctgccattaaggctactggctcctttctgaatcttgtaaggacgccaatgagtgtgttagttaggtcagggccttttagtaattgttcattaagtgaaatcccctggtaggtggcagtgcagtcaaagaccactcaatcttatttttctttggatgatacacaccatgatgtggatgtaccacactctgccttcattgcaattcaggctttctttgggtacttTAACAGCATAACAATTGTCTATAAtgtttttgctcaattttcttttgagtccaatagcacgctgttcagcaatacagcggTTATtcgcattttaagtgtttcatccttcaaaggcaaatttaaacaatagtggccacctaccagtcttgcagattctgaagctatgtgcatgaacttgatgtcttcctgtgacatttcctctttttcttcacagttgcgctggaaaatctgtgttatactgttgcagcagcatatcttcaatttctgttattgacacgattgattgaatgtttagacatcttaccactttgttttttgaggtcatctatctctttgtatggtccaccaactacccatccaagtgcagtcttcatggcgtgaggtccacctccttggcttGGTATAATTCATGACTGCTCaaagatttctggatagttgattcctattaaaagatcaacttcagagtcaatatgagacaggcgtacctctttaagatatgcccacttatcgagaTCTTCTTGaagtggaatactttctctgttcactggaatggagacctgtgtgaagacctttggcaaatcaatatattcaacatcattgagaccacagacttgtaaatctgataaaatagaacattgggttagcattttgaatcatcatcgtaattactcatagttttgaggaatacttgcgtccttttcccttgaaggctcagttgtctctggagcctttcagtgcaaattgttactgtactgccgaggtctataaaggcgtatgtttctacatacctttcacttttcttggattttatcttaacaggaactacttgcagtgcacattcttctccggcccctgtaaaggtacaagttccagtctcggtttccGTTTCAGTAGAGGCCGCCACACTAACCTTAGCTTTAAACACTGCTCCACTGTCTCCtttaatgtgcaggatatctgggtgctgtaaggaacatgtctgacatttcattctctctttacaattcttacttagatgaccctgtttgagacagcgaaaacataaacctttagattttaaaaagtcaattctttctttatgtggcagttctttgattttttcaCATTCGGCGAGGATATGCTGGCTACTGCAAAAGGCACAaggctttttaaatgcacataTATCGTTAACATTTGTTAAGACAGAGATTTCTTGAGTCTCCTTTTAGCAGCATCAGATATGTTTGTAGTAAAAGTGTTTCCTGATTTTTGTCCGTACTTAAGAGGAGATCTAATTTTGTcgatttttcctttttctatgtCGCCATAAATGGGATGCATAAATTTCTTAGCCTGTTTATGTAAAAAGACAGTTAAATCGTGAATGTCgatctctctttcttcttcatcttcaatttcATAAGCTGCGTCTCTCCACTTATCTCTATAGAATATGGGAACTTCGAGAGAATAGTACGGATATTTTCATTGCTATTGAATGCTGCTCGATTTCTTGTTTTGGTCATGGAATCCATACAGTTATCAAGAAAGGTTGCATAATCTCAAGGCTTCccgtattttgttttatttgaggccacttcaaaGCTTTGTTTACATATGTATCTATTACAACGCTTGGTTGCCATAGTAACTTTCTAGCTGTTTTCTAGCCTTTTCATATCCTTCATCTGGTGGCAATCGGCACATCCTTCAATCATTTCTTGAACTGGTCCTCTTGTATATTGAATCAAGTAATCTAATTTGTCTTGTGGGTCTACTAATATGTCACCTACAGCGTGATCAAAGGTTCTGATAAATTTTGCATAAGTCAGTGGGTcgcctgaaaataaagggacctgtctgTGTGGTACTTCACCACGCGCCAGAGGTACTATTGGTGTTTGAGCAGGTGTTATTTTTTGTTCAGTTAACGCTCTAGTCATTTCGCTAACGCTTTCTGAAATTCAGCTTGATTCTGTGCTAATATGTCTATTATATCATTTTTAGAACTCTGCGTTCCTGTTACTGCTTAGTCAAAGGTTGTTCTGATCGTTCCTGTTTTTACTATAAACTCAAGCTCATGAAGTTTTTGTAGGATCTTGAGTGATCTCATTCTTGAAATTGCATTTCTTCGAATTGATTAACTAGCTGCTCATTTGCATCTTTCAGCCATGCGTTGTAGCGGCagcaaattcattccatttcttagagctttcTGCGaatgtcttttctgtttcttaatcgctCCTTCTTTATTTAAAGTAGCTAGTAGCTTTTAGTTTAACTCCTCTATCTCTCTGTGCTGCACAAAAATTGTGAAATCTTTCTGGTACAATTAAGCGGTTTCCTGGAATGTCCTTAAGACTTTCTATTTCAGTTATGAACACGGAAAGCTTATCTTtcctctgacttatgtgatctttaagatccctaattatattttctgacttgaGTCTGTACTCAGATCACTGccgatctcacttgagctctgtttagacattgccatgacaacagttcaaacaaatgacaggacgtttcctgacagcaatttcgtcacaataggacgttccaacaaggcagattactttcttgaaacaaATCGCCAATGACTCAGGCAAAGGCACATCCAATCATCCAAAATAGTCTTTTTCCAAGACGTCctttaataatatcacagtctctcaaatcttttTAAGGATGCgtgaccttgctttcatttatgatcatgcgaagatagtagataatatcacagtaccttctgaatgattcagttcttttcctCGTTGATGAGTTCTGTAGCATAAGTATCTTCTGTTCtcgaatggtagattccagttcaggccttagatagcTAGTTTTCTGACAAAGTatagctgcattttcccaaaattaccaaagttctgcagcttcaactcaaaaaaaatggtattcaacaaaagcctgacgtgcagaaatgactccacagacaaaatatcttggttttggaagtttagttaagttttgaagtaaaacagttcacacaaaaaggaaaattaaaataacaaaaaaggaaaagttaatgtcaagaaaagttcagttctaagcttaatcttgttacatctcaaatcgttacttcttacttaacatttctgaaccatttccaaaacggtcagaaaactgtatgcttatcccatttctaagcttaaatgggtctttcaagtccctctttactgggacaaACTAAACAATCTGAGCATATTATcacagttatagtaagaaggttctatcatTGTTAACTTataggggaaaagactataccataagttatgactatgaaagaatttatattttattcaaattaagcaaacattaatatgagtctaattcaaaactttaactttcaaagattggctcttactaagatcgtttataaaaaatgtcttgttagttaaagctctaacatttaatagtgccatatttaatatttctgaagggcagagctgaattttatgcgtgttattggtaatcggaacaaaattaagttatttttgttaacgccgctctgtgtgtatttttatgtaatctacaatcctttttatagtcttaatgcagtgttgatctgaagtagtaatttcaataaattattggtgtttatgccgcattgcctagattttttacgtgcattaagatttgttattacaaagtagattattaatgttgtgcactttaactgaagactctgttaagccattatgtcctatcaaagcagtggcattacggaaggggttaaaagtagaagtagacagtcaagatagacgaattaccttagcgatgttttcggagaggacgggcggcaaatctattcggatgcagtccatcgcGCTTGAAGAAGCGCCGCCTTTcccaaaaagatcccagttgtatATAACTCGATGCCTTGAGTCTCctgaagcctctcagccagttgtttaaacccagcagacgactgtagtattcattcgatcgCCTGGAGAGGTAGTGGACCAAGATGAAGATTTTATGGATGGGGTTCTCTACTTcatgtcttcaactagtgctgcgaagtcagccttgagaacctcagactctcggtgccttatgtcgctTACGCCGGCGTAGAATAATGGATCCaatgccctcttgtgcttctcgtagaagGTCAGCGCAgatcatcacatctcgaactcgagcaccgggaaaacaagaaacaaaggatttttgattaggcgcgtgatattcaggttttgtacaatcgaatcacctaccacgattacatcaccgggttgaaggcagactggggacgcagagagtcgaatcggttctggattgggatgctcgcctgtgccgcatggaggtgttctagccttgaacccctcgctgcaaagctgaaacccatcgaggtcttcatcagcgctTGTCGTTGCTCCTACGGTAgcggggtgaagcttacttgcccttgacTTAAGTGGCACGAgatggggttgatgttacgccgacttcagttgttgagtgtggtttgtccagcagctgagacttcaagtctctgaggtaccttcgtctggacaggagtttctgaatctgtttgtcgaaaGTGCCTGAGTTCTTCGACGACGACGGCAACgccgattcatctcactgtcggccattgtctgcttctacttcctcttcgtcacctaggaaagaaagagagaaagttagttaGTGGACCAGATGAGATAACTTTTGAGATAATACTCAAGAGATAGGTCTGTTTGAAGACCATACCATATATCTGTTCTTTGATTAGTGTAATGAAAATGCTTTGTAACTGTGCAATGTAAATGTATCCAACTTGTAAAACAGGCTACTCTGTTGAGACAAGTGAGTCTGCCATGCTGCACCAAACAAGACCACAAAGTGGCAtgatttttaaagtaacacaagAATGGAGTCAACAGTGGCTCATaactattctttatttactgaGCATTTCCCTAACATAACCAATCATGGAATCCCaataggtttattttctccatgatTCCTGTTCACTTCTGTTAACTAAAGATTTTGGGTACTTTGTTCATAGGTTAAGAGATCACAATTACTATGTGAGTGGGACCTCGTTTTACCAtaacatccatccctccatttatccatccattcctcTTCCAAACCTAAGCTTCCTAAGCTTTTCCAGGGCAGGGTCAAGGGGCAGCTGCAGCCTGTCACAGAAAGCAAATGGCACAAAGCAGGACAAAGTGCCTGTGCATCACAAGGACAAGTACACACAAACCCAAACACAGAGTCAAACCTGATACCAAATACAATACCACACATAAAACACTACATATATATTTGTGCTCGAAACTTTAAGGGGAGAAACCTCCACCCCAATTTAATGTAAGAATATCACAATGCTCTACACTCCAAGTGGGACCTCCTCATCCGGCTAACTAAGAAACCAAACTTACAGACGACACTTCTGGCACAAAATAGAGTCCTAGTTTTCTCTGTTATGAAAATAATCTGATTCTAAAAACAATTGAgttaaatttttacaaaatgttatcATTCATTAccattgtttttcacattttcctgtCTGTCTGGTGATATCCCATTATCTTCCAGGCTCCAATGACCATGACCGGACATGCCATCCAGATAGACTGGGTATGAAGAGTGTGATATCATTGTGCCCATTGTTCCTCAAAAGGAatctcaagaaaattattagctccTGAAAATCTCCTCAGAATTGCACATTCACTCTGACTAACGTTTCTTTACTAAGCTGTTTTTGAAGCCAAATCCTTCTTATATACAGCTCATACTTCATTTTTAGTACAATATGTTTGTACTTATTCTGTTTGTTTGGCATCAGAAATGTGTTGTTTGTGctcactagtgatgagcgaacctTGCTGAATTGTTTCTGTGAAATTGGGGAAATGTTCGGGAACGTTGTAGAATTcagtaaaatgcattgaagtcagtggGCAAGAATAAATTGAACTTGAGCGATTATGAAGGTGCAATAGTCTTTAAGAGTTTCTGAAGTCTACAGAAGTGTTTTcaaattattctggac
This genomic window from Polypterus senegalus isolate Bchr_013 chromosome 4, ASM1683550v1, whole genome shotgun sequence contains:
- the LOC120528780 gene encoding uncharacterized protein LOC120528780 — translated: NKPATRRGILSVVSSVYDPLGFLAPALLPAKLILRDLCKEKFGWDEEVEVKHIQKWKKWMDDLKLLTDYKVNRCFKPTGFGTIKTAQMHHFADASEDGYGTVTYLVLTNEEGKKHCSFLMGKSRVAPLKQITIPRMELTAAVMAVKMDKMLKGELQMPLRESTFWTDSTTVLKYISNESTRFKTFVANRISVIRDHSQPSQWRYVTSVLNPADQALEG